In a genomic window of Allomeiothermus silvanus DSM 9946:
- a CDS encoding class I adenylate-forming enzyme family protein, whose amino-acid sequence MELNANWLARLAQYHPKRPAVFWRGGWISYQELYARAVRAAESLAGLGIGQGERVGVLGWNHIGYLELYFAAPLLGCIPTLFNHRLSKTELRGLLEYTRPRALFYGDGLGELAHTLHPAAYPLDDLAKLPGAELAAYPADPEDPGLILFTGGTTGLPKGALIPYRQLLANAFQTCMSWGLSPQDRYIVATPMFHAALNALCTPLLYLGASVLIQEKFDPAEYLAWVGAHRVSLLFLVPTMYQMLANHPDFDRTDFSSVRWAISGGAPCPAPVREAFRAKGIRFKQGYGLTECGVNCFTFEPDEAERYPESVGRPMPHLWAKLMDAEGKETHSEGELWLSGPTLMSGYFERPEDTARCLVRHEGRTWLRTGDLAQQDAEGRFYIVGRAKEMFISGGENVYPIEVERALYDHPAVAECAVLGVPDAQWGEVGLAAIVLKAEAAAQGDSWEEDIRRFLRGRLAGYKVPKRFVFLEELPKSGPGKILKAELAKRFGGRNA is encoded by the coding sequence ATGGAGCTTAACGCCAACTGGCTCGCCCGCCTAGCCCAGTACCACCCCAAGCGCCCGGCGGTCTTCTGGCGCGGGGGCTGGATCAGCTACCAGGAGCTGTATGCCCGGGCGGTGCGGGCTGCCGAATCCCTGGCTGGGCTGGGGATCGGCCAGGGGGAGCGGGTCGGGGTGCTGGGGTGGAACCATATCGGTTACCTCGAGCTATACTTCGCCGCGCCCCTCTTGGGCTGCATTCCTACCCTCTTCAACCACCGCCTATCCAAGACCGAGTTGCGCGGGCTGCTGGAGTACACCCGGCCTCGAGCCCTCTTCTATGGCGACGGGTTGGGAGAGCTAGCCCACACCCTGCATCCCGCCGCATATCCCCTCGACGACCTGGCAAAGCTGCCAGGAGCTGAGCTAGCCGCATACCCAGCAGATCCGGAAGACCCAGGGCTGATCCTCTTCACCGGGGGCACCACCGGGCTACCCAAAGGCGCGCTGATTCCCTACCGGCAACTGCTCGCGAACGCCTTCCAGACCTGCATGAGCTGGGGGCTCTCCCCCCAGGACCGTTACATCGTCGCCACACCGATGTTCCACGCGGCCTTGAACGCCCTCTGCACCCCCCTACTGTACCTAGGGGCGAGCGTGCTGATCCAGGAGAAGTTCGACCCTGCCGAGTACTTAGCTTGGGTGGGCGCACACCGGGTGAGCCTCTTGTTCTTGGTACCCACCATGTACCAGATGCTCGCCAACCACCCGGATTTCGACCGAACGGATTTCTCCAGTGTGCGCTGGGCCATCTCCGGCGGCGCCCCCTGCCCGGCTCCGGTACGCGAGGCGTTCCGGGCTAAGGGCATTCGCTTCAAACAAGGCTACGGCCTGACCGAGTGCGGGGTGAACTGCTTCACCTTCGAACCTGACGAGGCCGAGCGCTACCCGGAATCCGTGGGGCGACCCATGCCCCACCTGTGGGCCAAGCTGATGGATGCGGAGGGAAAGGAAACCCACAGCGAAGGTGAACTCTGGCTCAGCGGGCCGACGCTGATGTCGGGATACTTCGAGCGCCCCGAGGACACCGCACGGTGTTTGGTCAGGCACGAAGGGCGTACCTGGCTCAGAACCGGCGACCTGGCCCAGCAAGATGCAGAAGGGCGCTTCTACATCGTAGGGCGGGCCAAGGAGATGTTTATCTCGGGCGGTGAGAACGTCTATCCCATCGAGGTCGAGCGCGCCCTCTACGACCACCCTGCGGTAGCCGAGTGCGCCGTGCTGGGCGTGCCCGATGCCCAGTGGGGCGAGGTGGGTTTGGCGGCCATCGTGCTCAAGGCCGAGGCAGCCGCTCAGGGCGATAGCTGGGAAGAGGATATCCGGCGCTTCCTCCGTGGAAGGCTGGCTGGGTATAAGGTTCCCAAGCGTTTCGTGTTCCTGGAGGAACTACCCAAAAGCGGGCCCGGCAAAATCCTCAAGGCCGAGCTAGCCAAGCGCTTCGGAGGTCGAAATGCCTAG
- a CDS encoding alpha/beta fold hydrolase, producing MPRIAINAAELYYQIDGQPQDPDQPVLVLANGIFQRVEAWEPLMPHLPGFRVLRYDMRGQGRSSIPPGAYTPELHADDLEALLEALNIERYHLLGLSNGGIVAQVHAARQPAGLHKLILLCTTSRIDPLIRAKVESWRLGLEWGSTEGRLRVALPWIWGRAYLEAHPEVAGAASLEQMKLAAPTVEAQQNLMAGFFTLGDLRPQLRSVTAPTLVLSGQEDLLFPPLYAQEIAQAIPGAKHRVLPQTGHAAPIEVPALLAREIREFLEVNA from the coding sequence ATGCCTAGAATCGCCATCAACGCTGCCGAACTCTATTACCAGATCGACGGCCAACCGCAGGATCCAGATCAACCGGTGTTGGTGCTGGCCAATGGCATCTTTCAGCGGGTCGAGGCCTGGGAGCCCTTAATGCCGCACTTGCCAGGGTTTAGGGTCTTGCGCTACGACATGCGCGGACAAGGGCGCTCGAGCATCCCCCCAGGGGCCTACACCCCCGAACTCCACGCCGACGATCTAGAGGCGCTGCTGGAGGCTTTGAACATCGAGCGCTACCACCTATTAGGCCTTTCCAACGGCGGGATCGTGGCCCAGGTTCACGCAGCGCGCCAACCCGCTGGCCTGCACAAGCTGATCCTGCTCTGTACTACCTCCCGCATAGATCCCTTAATCCGGGCTAAGGTCGAGAGCTGGCGGCTCGGGCTGGAATGGGGCAGTACGGAGGGACGACTTCGCGTCGCCTTGCCCTGGATTTGGGGACGGGCCTATCTCGAGGCCCATCCCGAGGTGGCCGGCGCAGCTTCGCTGGAGCAGATGAAACTCGCAGCCCCCACCGTGGAGGCCCAGCAAAACCTGATGGCCGGGTTCTTCACCCTCGGCGATCTGCGACCCCAGCTTCGCAGCGTCACCGCGCCGACCCTGGTGCTCTCGGGCCAGGAGGACCTGCTGTTTCCCCCCTTGTATGCCCAGGAGATTGCCCAAGCCATCCCGGGGGCAAAGCACCGGGTCTTACCCCAAACCGGGCACGCCGCCCCGATCGAGGTGCCTGCCCTTTTGGCCCGGGAAATCCGGGAGTTTTTGGAGGTGAATGCGTGA
- a CDS encoding MaoC family dehydratase produces MRFRVGDSASYTQTISEANVAMFIGAVGDTNPLHVDAEYAKRSRFGERIAQGILVAGLISTCIGTKLPGVGAIYLGQNLKFLKPTKLGDTITATVTVQAIREDKPILTLKTICTNQHGEQVIAGEATVLYEEEA; encoded by the coding sequence GTGAGGTTTAGAGTCGGCGATTCGGCCAGCTACACCCAGACCATCAGCGAGGCGAACGTGGCGATGTTCATCGGCGCAGTAGGGGACACCAACCCGCTCCATGTGGACGCGGAGTATGCCAAGAGGAGCCGCTTTGGCGAGCGGATCGCCCAGGGCATCTTGGTGGCCGGGTTGATCTCGACCTGTATCGGTACCAAGCTGCCAGGGGTGGGGGCGATCTACCTGGGGCAAAATCTCAAGTTCCTCAAGCCCACCAAACTAGGCGATACCATCACCGCGACCGTCACGGTTCAGGCCATTCGTGAGGACAAACCGATCCTCACGCTAAAGACCATCTGTACCAACCAGCACGGGGAACAAGTCATCGCAGGAGAAGCAACGGTTTTGTACGAGGAGGAAGCATGA
- a CDS encoding ABC transporter substrate-binding protein, with translation MKRVILAVFFVLMGLALAQTSVRVGVLLPISTVAGKAALNGIQLAADQVNASGKVKLELVVTDDGNAAAAAVPALTKLMTVDKVDIVIGGLSSGVTFALSGPVKQYGPLFLCIGAASSVVEQAFSGYDRFFHYHPWDYHNVAAAMEFFKYLYQQEGARKVAILYEDGPFGSAGIQTYQDQLKKAGFAVQAEPFKSGSGNFTATLTRFKSFKPDILYWIGYDVDALPIAAQTRQVGLEPKLIYGAPPAWPAGFEKNNLSNDIAGMTAWLPSVANNESRKFVSAYRKKYGEVTDEYMAPMGYTIVLSLGRALEAAGSADKDKIAEALAKVQMDTPFGPLSFKPSDTGKTKYQGFNQSIWLQFQYLEGSRRPVFPKEKASRPLRYPGNY, from the coding sequence ATGAAAAGAGTCATCCTAGCGGTTTTCTTTGTCCTGATGGGCCTGGCTTTGGCCCAAACCAGTGTCCGGGTGGGTGTGCTCCTGCCCATTTCCACCGTGGCCGGTAAAGCTGCCTTGAACGGCATCCAATTGGCCGCCGACCAGGTCAACGCTTCCGGAAAGGTAAAGCTCGAGCTGGTCGTAACCGACGACGGCAACGCCGCCGCTGCTGCCGTCCCGGCCCTTACCAAACTGATGACCGTAGACAAGGTGGATATCGTAATCGGCGGGCTCTCCTCCGGCGTGACCTTCGCGCTCTCCGGTCCGGTCAAGCAGTATGGGCCCCTCTTCCTCTGTATCGGCGCAGCCAGCAGCGTGGTCGAGCAAGCTTTCAGCGGCTATGACCGCTTCTTCCACTACCACCCTTGGGACTACCATAACGTCGCCGCCGCGATGGAGTTCTTCAAATACCTCTACCAACAGGAGGGCGCACGAAAGGTTGCCATTCTTTACGAAGACGGCCCTTTCGGCTCGGCAGGCATCCAAACCTACCAAGACCAGCTAAAGAAGGCGGGATTTGCCGTGCAGGCCGAACCTTTCAAATCAGGCTCGGGGAACTTCACCGCCACCCTCACACGCTTCAAGTCCTTCAAGCCAGACATCCTCTATTGGATTGGCTATGACGTGGATGCCCTGCCCATCGCCGCCCAAACCCGCCAGGTGGGCCTCGAGCCCAAGCTCATCTACGGCGCGCCACCAGCTTGGCCCGCCGGTTTTGAGAAGAATAACCTCTCCAACGACATAGCCGGCATGACCGCCTGGCTGCCATCGGTCGCCAACAACGAGTCGCGCAAGTTTGTAAGCGCCTACCGCAAGAAGTACGGCGAGGTCACCGACGAGTACATGGCCCCGATGGGCTACACCATCGTGCTCTCCTTGGGTCGTGCCCTCGAGGCCGCCGGATCAGCGGACAAGGACAAGATCGCCGAAGCACTGGCCAAGGTACAGATGGATACCCCCTTTGGGCCGCTTTCCTTCAAACCCTCCGACACCGGTAAGACCAAGTACCAAGGCTTCAACCAGAGCATCTGGCTCCAGTTCCAGTACCTCGAGGGCTCCCGCCGCCCGGTCTTCCCCAAGGAGAAGGCTAGCCGTCCGCTGCGCTACCCCGGGAACTACTAG
- a CDS encoding branched-chain amino acid ABC transporter permease encodes MELLLQTLINGVLAAGIYALVASGLALAVGVVGIVNFAHGEFLMIGAFVSYWMFTRFGLDPLLSLGIAALVVFLVGAASYYGLIRPVLAAPELNQMLLTFGLSVALQNVALVVFGAQTRVVSPPYQGSTISLAGLSFGVPQFAAFLLSLGILGGLYGFLGRTRMGFAVRAVAQNRIAPGLLGIEKEQVYLLAFGLSAAIAGVAGVMLSVLLYASPTVGFAYTLKAFAIVVMAGLGNLRGVIPAAMVLALAEAFVSTYLPGGGGWVEAVFFLVIFVALTWRSWQDVLVMRWKRGLAGRKAP; translated from the coding sequence ATGGAGCTGCTCCTACAAACCCTCATCAACGGCGTGCTGGCCGCCGGGATCTACGCCTTGGTGGCCAGCGGGCTGGCCCTGGCGGTAGGCGTGGTGGGCATCGTCAACTTCGCCCATGGCGAGTTTTTGATGATCGGGGCCTTTGTTTCCTACTGGATGTTCACCCGCTTCGGCCTCGATCCACTCCTCTCGCTGGGCATCGCTGCGCTGGTGGTCTTTTTGGTAGGGGCCGCTAGCTACTATGGCCTAATCCGCCCAGTCCTCGCCGCGCCCGAACTCAACCAGATGCTCCTGACCTTCGGGCTCTCGGTGGCCTTGCAGAATGTGGCGTTGGTAGTCTTCGGGGCGCAAACCCGGGTAGTAAGCCCTCCCTACCAGGGCAGTACGATCAGCCTGGCGGGGCTCTCCTTCGGGGTTCCGCAGTTCGCGGCGTTTTTGCTCTCATTGGGCATATTAGGCGGGCTTTACGGGTTTTTGGGGCGCACCCGTATGGGCTTCGCGGTGCGGGCGGTGGCGCAGAACCGGATCGCGCCGGGGCTTTTGGGCATCGAGAAAGAGCAGGTGTACCTGCTCGCTTTCGGCCTCAGCGCAGCCATCGCTGGAGTGGCGGGGGTGATGCTCTCGGTACTGCTCTATGCTTCCCCCACGGTGGGCTTTGCCTATACCTTAAAGGCCTTCGCCATCGTAGTTATGGCTGGGCTGGGGAACCTGCGCGGGGTGATCCCAGCGGCGATGGTCCTGGCCTTGGCCGAAGCCTTTGTGAGTACCTACCTGCCGGGCGGAGGGGGCTGGGTGGAGGCGGTGTTTTTCCTGGTGATCTTCGTAGCGCTCACCTGGCGCAGCTGGCAGGATGTCTTGGTAATGCGCTGGAAGCGCGGATTAGCGGGGAGGAAGGCACCATGA